CGGCACCTGGCCGGTGGTGGAGCCGAGCACCGACAGCGTCTGGGTACGCGTCTGCCACGCCGCCGCCGGTGGGAGCTTCAGCACCACCCGGGACACCGACCGGACCTGCCCGAGATCCACCGTGATCGACTGCGGGAAGGCGTTGTTGGCGCTCTCCCAGTAGGTGTTCGGGTTGCCGTCCACCGCGTTGGCGCCGCCGTACACGTCGGCCACGCTGGTCACCGTGGTCGGCCGGCCGAGGGCCAGGTTGCTGTTGACCGGCGGGGTGGTGGGTGGCGGGGTGGTCGGCGGGGGCGTGGTGGGTGGCGGCGTCGTCGGCGGGGGCGTGGTGGGCGGCGGCGTGGTGCCGCTGCCGTACGCCTCGAATTCGGAGACCTGACCGGCCGGCCAGCCCGTGTTGCCGGTGAAGGACAACCGGAGGTAACGACGGTTCGCCGACGGCAGGACGATCGACACCGCGTTACCGGTGGCCGGGTTGAAGGTGTATCCGGCCGACGGGACGATCGACGGGAAGCTCCCGTCCACCGAACCCTGCACGGTGAAGGTCTGGGTACGGGTCTCCCAGCCCGGCGGCAGCTTCACCACCACCCGGTTGGTGTTCACCACCGCGCCGAGGTCGACCGTCAGCGACTGCGGGAAGGAGCCGTTGGCGCTCTCCCAGTAGCTGGCGGCGTTGCCGTCGTTGGCGTTCGACGCCACGTACCCCTGGGAGGTGCTGGTCGCCGTCATGGTCCTGCCCTGCGCCAGGTTCCCGCCCGGGGGCGTGGTCGGCGGAGTGGTGGGCGGGGTCGTCGGCGGGGTGGTGGGGGGCGTGGTGGGCGGCGTACCCGTCGGCGGCGGGCTGGTCGGACCGTTGTTCCAGACCGGCGCCGGCCAGGGGCCACAGTCCGGGGTGTCGGTGTACCAGCCCGAGTTGCCGGGGCCCTGGGTGATCTGGAACCCGCTGCCGACACAGTTGTGAATCGGCTTGGGCTGGGCGATCCCGCTGGCCCGTACGTTGGTGAAGGAGACCTGGCTGTTCGCCTGCACCTGGAGCGCGTACGTTCCGGCCCCGACGATGTTGACGTTGTTGAGGTTGATGCCCCGGGTCTGGCCCTCGATCCAGTGCAGCGCGGCGTACGAGCTGTCCAGGATGTCGGTGTCGGTGATGTTGATGGTGGGGTTCTGGAACGCCTCGTTGAGCGCGGAGAACCAGATCGCCCCGACCCCGAACTGCCAGTTGTAGTCGGAGTTGCCGTTGCGGATCAGGGTGTTGCGGGCGATCGTCCAGGTGCCGAGCACAGCGGTCTGCCCCTGTACGCCCGGGTAGCGGTTGGCGACGTGGATGCCGCCGCCGTTGGTGAGCGAGTCGGCGGTCACGTTATCCGTGATCTTGATGTCCCGGCCGCCGTAGCTGACCAGGTGATTCGCCAACAGCGTCACGCCGATGGTGTTGTGGGTGAAGGAGTTGTTGACGTTCGGCACGTTCTGCGCCCACATCGCCAGCGCGTCGTCTCCGGTGTTGCGGACGAACGTGTTGGTGACCGTGGAGTTGGTGACCCCGGTGTGGAAGTTCACCCCGTCCGCGGTCTGGTCCAGGATCCGGCTGTTGCGGATGGTGAAGTTGTCCATCGGGCCGTCCATCCAGGCCCCGACCTTGGTGTGCTGCATCCAGATGTTGTCGATGACCGAGTCGGTCATCGCCCCGCCGAACGCGTTCACCTGGTCGTCGTCGATCCGCTCCTGGATGTCGCCGATGATGGCGAAGTCCCGCACGGTGACGTTGCGGCTGGGGCCGTTCGCCTCGTGCGGCCGGACCGGGCCGGTGTAGCCGCCGCCCGGGACGTACTTGCCGTAGATGCCGGCGGCCCGGTTGCGCTGGGTCGGGTGCCGCCCGCCGAGCACCGAATACCACGGGCCCGCGCCGCGCAGCGTCACCCGGTCGACCACCACGTGGTCCCAGAGGGTGAAGTTGCCCTGCGGGATCCAGACCGCCCGCCCCTGGGCCGCGCCGGCGTCGACCGCCGCCTGGAAGTCGGCGGTGGAGTCGGTCGCACCGGTCGGGTCGGCACCGAAGTCCGTCACCACGTCGATCACGTTCGCCGGCTTCTCGATCGGTCCGCCGACGAGTTCGAAGTCGGCGAGGTCGATGGTGAAACTGGGCGACTGGGCGGTGGAGCTGACCTGGAGCCGTACCTTCGTGCCGGCCGGGTAGGTGGCCCCGAACAGGGTCCGGGCCTCGTCGTAGAAGTGGTGCGGGTTGGTGTCGCCCGGGTTGTTGTTGAACGGGTAACCGCCGTAGTACCAGCCGTACCTCGAGGTCACCGGTACGGCCTTGACCACGTTGCCGTTGATCCGCAGGTCGATGGTGGCGTCCCGGCCGGTGCCGGCCGGGCTGTCCGGAATGCTGTACCGGAAGGTCACCGCGTCGGCCGGCCGGGTCAGGGTGAACTCGACGTACTCGCCGACCCCGTCCAGGGTCACCGCCTCCCGACCCGAGGCCTCGGAGGGGAGCTGACCGTAGTAGCGGGTCGGGCCGATCTTGGATCCGTTGTGGGTGACGTTCTCCGCCTCCTGCTCGACGAAGGGCACGGTGGCGCCGCGACCGACGATGTCGAACGGGGAGAGACCGGCGGCCTGGGCGGGCGTGGCCGACGTGAACGTGAGAACGCTGATCGACGCCGCGGCCATCGCGGTGCTGGCGAGAACTGCCAGCCCGACCCGGGCGCGGTGGGTACGAGGTGCGGTGGTGGTGCCGGGCGTGGGCGCGCCGGCAGTATGGATGGCCATTGGATCCCTTTCGTCAGGAAAACCAATTCCCCCGTGCGTGGAGCCGCGTGGAGCCGCGATCAGCAATGGATCAGGGCGCGTAGACCTCCCCTTCGAGCGACCCGGCCGGTGGAACGGCCGGTGTTACGGGTGGCGACGGGGACGGGACGTGTCCGACCGCCGCCGGGAGACATCGGGGGGTACGGCGTGTCCGCCGGCGACGGGGTCGGCGTCCCCATCGCCGGCGGACACCACCGTGCCGTCGCGGGTTTGGAAGGGCCCCTTCCTATACAAAAAGCGATAACAAGGGGCCCTTCCTTACCCTCGGCGGGGTCGTGGCGGGCCATGACTACGCCGTTCCGGTCCGGAGCCAGACAGCGGTGTCCGGGGGGAGCAGGTCCCCGTCGAGCGGCCCGCTGGCGAGCAGTCGCGACCGGTGCGTCGGCAACGACACCGGGGCGTCCGAGAAGTTCACCACGCAGACGAACTCCTCGCCTCGGGCGAACGCGAGCACCTCAGCCGGGGCTTCCAGCCAGTTCATCGGGCCGTCACCGAGACCGGCCTCCGCCCGACGGATCCGGATCGCCTGCTGGTAGAGCGTCAGCATCGAGGACGGGTCCCCGGTCTGTGCCTGGGCGGTACGCCCCTTCCACTCCGCCGGCTGCGACAACCAGGGCGGGGTGGCGGCACCGTCGGGGCTGAAGCCGAACGGGGGCGCGTCCCCGGACCAGGGCAGCGGCACCCGGCAGCCGTCACGGCCCGGGTCGATGTAACCGGAGCGCGGCCACATCGGGTCGGTACGCTGCTCCGGCGGGACGTCCACCTCCCAGAGCCCCAGCTCCTCGCCCTGGTAGACGTACGTGGCGCCGGGCAGGGCGAGCGAGAGCAGGGCCGCCGCGCGGGCCCGTACGGTGCCCAGTTCAAGGTCGGTGAAGATTCCCTCGCGCTTCTTGGCGAAGCTGAACGTGGTGTCCTCCCGGCCGTACCGGGTGACGTGCCGGGTGACGTCATGGTTGGAGAGGACCCAGGTGGCGGGCGCGCCGACCGGCTCGTGGGCGTGCAGGGTTCCGTCGATGCTTTCCCGCAGCGCCGTCGCGTCCCAGGCGCAGCCGAGGAAGTCGAAGTTGAACGCGGCGTGCAGCTCGTCCGGGCGCAGGTAGTTGGCGAACCGTTGCCGGTCCGGCATCCAGACCTCGCCGATCAGGGCGCGGTCGCCCGGGTACTCGTCGGCGATCCGCCGCCAGCTCCGGTAGATGTCGTGCACCCCGTCCAGGTCCCGGAACGGGTGCGGCCGGTCCGGCAGCGTCTCCGGCAGTGTCCCGTCCTTGACCAGCAGCCCGGCGGAGTCGATCCGGATGCCGTCGACGCCGCGGTCGAACCAGAACCGCAGTACGTCCTCGAACTCGGCCCGGACCAGTGGGTGTTCCCAGTTGAAGTCGGGTTGTTCGGCGGTGAACAGGTGCAGGTACCAGTCGCCGGGGGTGCCGTCCGGGTTGGTGGTCCGGGTCCAGGTCTCGCCGCCGAACTCGCCGACCCAGTCGGTGGGCCGCTGGTCGCCGTTCGGACCTCGCCCGGGGCGGAACCAGAACAGTTCCCGTTCGGGTGCGCCCGGTCCACCGGCCAGCGCCGCCTGGAACCACGGGTGCTGGTCCGAGCAGTGGTTGGGGACCACGTCGACGATGGTCCGGATGCCCAGCCCGTGCGCCTCGGCGATCAGCGCCTCGACCTCGGCCAGGGTGCCGAACATCGGGTCGATGTCGCGGTAGTCGGCCACGTCGTAGCCCGCGTCGGCCATCGGCGACGGGTACCACGGGCTGAACCAGATCGCGTCGATGCCGAGCGCGGACAGGTGATTCAGCCGGGACCGGATGCCGGCGATGTCGCCGATGCCGTCGCCGTTGCCGTCGGCGAAGCTACGTGGGTACACCTGGTAGATCACCGCTCCACGCCACCACGGACTGTTGTCTGCTGTGGACACGAGCACCTGCTTTCTGGGTCAGTACGTCGGCGGGTTCGCCAGACCTGGATGTGTGTCGGGCGAACGTTCGTTGTCCGCCGCAGGAGGAGGTGACGCGCAGCTATCCCTTGAGGCTGCCCGTGGTCAGACCGGACATGATGTTCCGCTGGAAGACCAGGAAGATGATGACGGTCGGGATCGCGGCGATGACCGACGCGGCGATCACCACGTTCATCGGCGTACCGCCCGCGAAGGCGTAGATGCCGACGCTGACCGTCCGGGTCTCGGGTGACGGCATGACCAGCTTCGGCCAGAGGAAGTCCTTCCAGACCGCCGTCACGGCGAAGATCGAGACTACGCCGAGGATCGGACGCGACATCGGCAGGATGATCGACCAGAGCGTACGCAGCGGCGTCGCCCCGTCCATCAGGGCGGCCGCGATCAGGTCCTCCGGGATCGAGTCGAAGAACCGCTTCAGCAGGAAGATGTTGAACGCGTTCGCGACCAGGGGCAGCCAGATCGCGAACGGCGAGTCGAGCAGGTTGATGTGCAGGATCGGCAGGTCGATCACGGTCACGTACTGCGGGACGATGAGCACCATCGCGGGGATCATGAGCGTGGCCAGCATCGCGCCGAGGATCACGTTGCCGAATATCGGGCGGAGCTTCGACAGGGCGTACGCCGCGGCGGTGTCGAAGACGAGTTGGAACAGCACCGCGCCGGCCGCGTAGTAGAACGTGTTGAACAGCAGCTTGGCGAGGTCCAGGTTGTTCCACGCGTCGGCGTAGTTCTGCCACTGGGGGTCCTGTGGGAACAGCGTCGGCGGGGTCTGCGCGATTTCCTGGCCGGACTTGAGCGCGCCGGTGACCATCCAGTAGAGCGGCCCGAGGAAGACGAGGGTGAACCCCGCGACGACGACGGCGAGCAGTGTCCAATAGATCACCCTGCCGCGCCCCCGGCTGAGCTGGGCATGGGAGATGAGTGTGCGGGTCCCGGAGTCCTGTGCCATGGGTGGCCCTACCTAGTCCTGTTTCGCAGTCAGTCGCACGTAGACGGCGGAGAAGCCGGCCAGCACCACGAGCATGATCACGCCGAGTGCGGCAGCGCCGTTGAGGTCGTTCTGGAAGAACCCGTGCTGGTAGATGAGGTACGCGACCGAGGTCGCGGAGTCCTCCGCACCCGCGCCGTTGGCGAGGATCAGCGGCTCGATGAAGAGCTGCATCGTGGCGACGATCTGGAGCATCGCCAGGAGCGCGAGGATCAGCCGGGTCTGCGGGATGGTCACGTTGACGATCCGGCGCCAGATTCCGGCGCCGTCGAGCTCGGCCGCTTCGTAGAGTTCGCCCGGTACGTTCTGCAACGCCGCCAGGTAGATCAGCACCGCGCCGCCCATGTTCATCCAGGTCGACGCGATCACCATCGCCGGCATCGTCATCTCCGGCGACTGCATCCACTGCGACGTCGGCAGGTGCAGCGCCTTGAGGATCGCGTTGAACAGTCCCGCCTCACTGGGGTCGTACGCGTAGAACTTGAAGAGGAAGAGGGCCGATGCCGGCGGCAGCATCACCGGCAGGTAGACCAGGATCCGCAGGTACCCCTTGGCGTGGCGGAACTCGTTGAGCAGGATCGCCACGAAGAACGGCAGCGCGTACCCGAAGACGAGGGCGAGAAGGGTGAAGTAGATCGTGTTCTGCCAGGCGGTCCAGAAGCTGGGGTCGGCGACGATGCGGACGTAGTTGTCCCAGCCCACCCAGGTGGTCTCGCCGCGCCGGGTGCGTTGGAAGCTCATCACGACGCCGCGGATCATCGGGTACCAGGAGAAGACGACGAAGCAGAGCACCGCCCCGATCAGGAACGTGTGACCGGTGAGGTTGTCCCGTACCTTGCGGCCGAGGCTCGTGCGCTGCGGCCGGGTCCGGTACGGCGATGTCGGGCGCCCCGGTTTCCTGATGGTCTCCGGGACGGTGGTGATCGCCAAGGCAACTCCTGGGTGAGCAGTGACACCGACTGTGCGGCGCGGTTGGTGTGGGGGCCGGCGCGCCGGCCCCCACACGCCTCGGATCAGCTCTCGGCGGCGAGGAGCTGGTTGACCTTCTCTTCGGCCGTCTTGAGAAGCGCGTCGATGTTCGAGTTCGGGCTGGTCAGCACCCCGGACATCGCGGCGTCGAGGACCGCGTAGATCGCCTGCGCGTTGCGCGGCTCACCCTTGATCGGAACCGGGTTCGCCTCGAAGATCGCGAAGTTGGCGGTGTCGACGTTCGCGTTCGCCTTGCGCAGTTCGAGTTCCTGCTTCTGCGCCTCGGTGCCGTTGGCGAAGAGCAGCGGCTGGGGCAGGCCCACCGGGTAGTTCTGCGGCTTGGCCCGGACGTAGTCGAACTGGCCCTTGCCCGGCGTCAGCTTCTGGTACGCGATCCACTTCAGACCGGCCTTGACCTGCTCGGGCGTGAGGTCTTTCTTGAAGAAGTAGCCCTCGCCACCGCCGAGCGTTCCCTTCGCCGCGCCATCCTGGCCGGGCAGCGGGGCCATCGCCCAGTCCTGGAACTTGCCCTGGAACTGGCTGACGATCGCCTGGGTGGTGTCCGGCGCGCCGATGAACATGCCGACCTTGCCCGCACCGGCGTTCGTCAGCAGGTCACCCCACTGGAGAAGCTGGCGGTCGCCCATGCTGTTGTCGCCGTACCGCATGTCCTTGAGGTTTTGCAGGACCTGCTTGCCGGCCGCGTCGTTGAACGCGGCCTTCTTGCCGTCCGGGGTCAGCACCTGGCCGCCCTGGGAGTAGAGCAGGGAGGTGAAGTGCCAGCCGCCGGTGTTGCCGGCGCTGTACTCCGAGTAGCCGGCGATGCCGTTGCCGAGCGCGGAGATCTTCTTGGCGGCGGCCCGGACCTCGCCCCAGGTCTTCGGCGGGTTGTTCGCGTCGAGCCCCGCCTGCTGGAACAGGACCTTGTTGTAGACCAGGCCCATCGAGTAGTTCTTCACCGGGACGGCGTAGAGCTTGCCGCCGTCGGTGAAGACCTCCTTGAGCGCCGGGTCGACGCTGTCCCAGGTCGGGATCGAGTCCTTGTTGGCGAACTCGGTGATGTCCTTCGCCTGACCGGAGTCGAGCACCTGCTGGAGGTCGGTCATGTACCCGTAGAACAGGTCGGTCACGGTGCCACCGGCGAGGCGGGCGGTGAAGTCCGGCGGGTTGTTGCACTGCTCGCCGACGCTCACGCTCTTGATGATGATGTCGGGGTTCTGCTTCTGGAACTCCACGACGTCGTCGTTCCAGTTCTGCAGGATCTCTTTCTGGGCGCCGACCGGCTGGCAGTCGACGGTGATGGTGACCTTGCCGCTCGCATCGTTCGACGAGTCGCCACTCTTCGTGGAGCACGCCGTAAGGCTGAGCCCCAAGCCGGCCACGAGCGCTAGCGCCGTGGCCTTGCGGTACTGCGGCACGGACATCTGTCCATCCCTCAGTCCGACGGCGCTACGCAGCCTGGATCTGTCCATGGACGAACACCCTTCTCTGGGTGGGAACGCGAGAATGTGATCTAGCTCTCGTACACGCAATGTTTCGTGGCGATGACGATACAAAGTCGAATCCCTTCCCGCAAGAACTCGACCGAAATTCGAAAGACTACGACTGTTTGCCCCAGGCGGGCGACGGTCCCGCCCCGACCACCTCACGCTCCACACGCGAAAGGGCGGACCGGTGGCCGGTCCGCCCTGGTCGTACGCGTCGGTGCTGGTCAGCGGGGTTGTCGAGGCAGCGGGAGTGGATCAGGGGCGTCGCCCGTCGGCAGGCGACCGGGTCAGCCGCCGAGGATCAGCGGCCGGGGACGGGCGCGGTCGAACCGCGTACCACCAACTCGGGCTCGAAGAGCAACTCGTCGTGCAGCACCCCGACCCCCTCGATCATGGTGACCAGCAGATCCACCGCCGCCTGACCCATCGTCTCGATCGGCTGCCGAACCGTGGTCAACGGCGGGTCGGTGCAGGTCATGAACGCGGAGTCGTCGAAGCCCACCACCGAGATGTCGGCCGGCACCGACCGGCCCAACCGACGCGCGGCCCGGATCGTGCCCAGGGCGAGCACGTCGCTGGCGCAGATGATGCCGGTGACGCCCCGCTCGACCAGCTTGGTCGCGGCGACCCGCGCCCCCTCCATGGAGAAACTGGAGCGTTCCACACACTCGTCACCCTCAGCCCAGCCTGCGACCTGGACCATCGCCGCCAGCTTGCGACGGGACGGCACATGGTCCTCGGGGCCGAGCACCATGCCGATCCGCTCGTGGCCGAGCGAGCGCAGGTGCCCGTACGCCTGCTCCACCGCCACCGCGTCATCGGTGGAGACCCGGGGGAACCCCAACTCGTCCACGCCCGCGTTGACCAGCACCACCGGCAGCCCCCGGTCGGTCAACCGGCGGTAGTGGTCGTGCCGGGCGTCGGCGAGCGCGTACGAACCACCAGCGAAGATCACCCCGGAGACCTGGTGGTCGAGCAGCATCTCGACGTAGTCCATCTCGGAAACACCACCGATGGTCCGGGCACAGAGCGCCGGGGTGAAGCCGCGCTGGGCGAGCGAGCCGGTGACCACCTCGGCCAACGCCGGGAAGATCGGGTTCTGCAATTCGGGCAGCACCAGACCGACCAGTCGGGCCCGTTCACCCCGCAGTTTGGTCGGGCGTTCGTAGCCGAGCACATCGAGGGCGGTGAGCACGGCGGTCCGGGTCGCCTCGGAGACGCCATCACGACCGTTGAGCACCCGGCTCACCGTGGCCTCGCTGACACCGGCCTTCTTCGCTACTTCGGTGAGTCGTTTAGTCACGGCCGCAATGGTACGGCAATTTCTTGCAAGAAATTAACTGGGTTCTGCCGTGTCGCTACTTCAGATTGTTCACCGCGTCACCGATCGCGCGATGGAAAGTCGGGTACGCGTAAATCATCTGACGCAGCGTCGCCACCGGAACCTCCCCGTGCACCGCCACGGCCAGCGCACCGAGGACCTCCCCGCCGGACGGACCGGCCGACGTCGCGCCAATCAGGATGCCGCGCTCGGCGTCCTCGATCAGCTTGATGAAACCCTCGTTACCGACCTTGTGGATCCAACCCCGGGAAGAATCCGGCAGCCGGGTCTGGCCGACCCGGATGGTGAACCCACGGTCACGCGCCTGTCGCTCGGTCAGCCCCACCGCACCGATTTCCGGATCGGTGAAGGTGACCCGGGGCAGCGCCCGATAGTCCGCCCGGGGCAGCACCCGATCATCGCCTCGTGACTCCGAACCACCACCGCTCAGGATGTCCTGGATCGCGATTCCCGCCTCGTACATCGCGATGTGCGTGAATGCACCGTGGCCGGTCACGTCACCGACCGCCCAGAGGCCGTCCGCCACCCGCATCCGGTCGTCCGTGGTGAGGTAACGCTGTTTCGGATCCAGGCCCACGCTCTCCAGACCCAGCTCTTCGAGGTGGGCCCGCCGCCCGGTGGCGACCAGCAACCGGTCCGCCCGGACCGTTCCGTCGCCGGTCAAGTGCAGGGTGAAACCGTCCTTGTCGTAACCCACCCGCTCGGTACGCATCCCCGTGTGGATCTCCACCCCGTCGGCCCGCAGCGCCGCCGTGGCCAACTCCGACGACTCCGGCTCCTCCATCGCGAGCAACCGGTCGGAGCCCTCGACCACACTCACCCGTACGCCGAACCGGGCGAAGACCTGGGCCAGTTCCAGACCGATGGCCCCACCGCCCAGCACCGCGATCGAAGCGGGCAGCTCGGCCAACTCGATCGCCTCGTGGTTCGTCCAGTACGGCGTGCCGACCAGCCCTTCGATCGGCGGGATCACCGGGCTCGACCCGGTGCCGATCACCACACCACGACGGGCCCGGAAGACGTCGTCGCCGACCTGCACCAGACCAGGTCCGACAAGCCGCCCCGAGCCCCGGACCAGCCGTCCACCCTTGCCGACAAACCGGTCGGCCGCCCGCCTGTCGTCCCAGTTGGCGGTCGCCTCGTCGCGGATCCGCGCCGCGACCGGCGCCCAGTCCGGCGTGACCGTCGCCCGGCCCGCGAGCTGGTCCACCCGCGCCGCCTCGACCAGGGCGTTCGCCGCTCTGATCATCATCTTGCTCGGGATGCACCCCCAGTACGGGCACTCGCCGCCAACCAGGCCGCGCTCGATCCCGAGTACGGAGAGGCCGGCCTCGGCCAACCGGCCGGCGACCTCCTCGCCTCCGACACCGAGCCCCATCACGATCACGTCGAACTGCTCCGGCTGCGTCACCCAGCCAGCATCCCGCACCGAACCGACCCGGACCACCCGGGTCGACTTTCCGCTCGCCTACCGTGTGTCGGGTGAGCGCAGACCGGGTACGCGAAGATCGGGTTGTCGGGGACTGGGACCGGCGTTTCGTCGCCGTACGGGACGCCTTCGCGGCCCTGCTCGGCGACGAGCGCCCGCCGGACCCCCGACCGTTGCCCGGCACCACCGACGAGCTGCCCGGCGGGGCGACGGCCGGAACCGGCGCGGTGGCCGAGACCGGCGCGAGCCTCGCCGTCTGGCACCGCGGACGACCGGTGCTGGACCTGTACGGCGGCTGGCGCGACTCCGCCCGAACCCGCGAGTGGAGCCCGGACACGCTGGTCAACGTCTACTCCGTGGGCAAGCCGGTGGCCGCGCTCTGCGTGCTGCTCCTGGTCGAGCAGGGTCGGATCGGCCTCGACGATCCGGTCGCCCGGCACTGGCCCGGGTTCCGCGCCGAGGCGACCGTCCGGCACGTGCTGAGCCACACCGCCGGACTGCCCGTCTTCCCGGTGCCCCGCCCGGAGCGGGACCTCGACAACTGGGCACTGCTCACCGGCGACCTGGCCGCCGCCGAACCGCTCTGGGCGCCGGGCACCGTCGCCGCCGAACACGCGCTGACCTACGGGCACCTCCTCGGCGAACTGGTACGCCGGGTCGACGGCCGCACCATCGGCCGCTTCCTGGCCGACGAGATCGCCGGGCCGTGGCGACTGGACCTGCACTTCGGGCTCGCCCCGATCGACCAGGCCCGCTGCGCCGACCTCGGCTACGGGGACCCGGACTGGCCGGTCACCATCCTCGGCACCCCGGGCTCGCTGCGCGCCCGCGCGCTCGGCAACCCGGCCGGCTGCCTGGACCTGGCCGTACTCAACGGTGCACGGTGGCGGGGCGCCGAAGTGCCCGCCGTGAACCTGCACGCCACCGCCGCCGGCCTGGCCCGGCTCTACGCGGGGCTGCTCGCCGGGGGTGAGCTGGACGGCGTACGCCTCTTCGGCGCCGACCTGGTCGCGGAGGCGACCCGGGCCCAGTTCACCGGTGCGGACCTGCTGTTGGAGCGCCCGGTCCGGTGGACCCTCGGCATGCAGGTCGAGGAGGACGGCAGTTGGGGCATGGGTGGGATCGGCGGCAGCGCGGCCTGGGCCGACCCGGTACGGGACTACACCTTCGCGTACGCCACCCGCCACCTCGCCGGATTTGACCGCGTGGAGCACCTGGTCGACGTACTGCACACCTGCCTCGACGGTTAGGAAGGGCCCCTTCCTATACAGATTCCGATAACAAGGGGCCCTTCCTTACCCCCGGGCCGGGTACGGCGACGGGGGTGCCGGTGCGGGTGAGCAGCGCTCGGGCGGCGACCGTGGCCCGGCGACGTCGGGGTACCACCGCCCGGCGGACGAAGACGTCGTATCCGGCGGCGGCGACTTCGTCGAGGATGCCGCCGTAGAGCGCGTACGCGGTCCGCATGCATGCCTGCGAGGCCGGGTTGAGCAGGACGATCCCGGGTGCGGCGGCGGCGTAGTGCGCCTGGGCCCGGGCCACCTCGTACTCGATCAGTTCGCGGATGGCGGCGCTGGCCCGGCCCCTGGCGGCGGCCTCGACCAGGTCGTCCCGGCCGACCCCGAACTTCGCCAGGTCCTCGTCGGGTAGGTAGGTGCGCCCCCGGTCGAGGTCTTCGGCGACGTCCCGGATGAAGTTCGTGAGTTGGAACGCGAGGCCGAGTTGGCGGGCTGGTTCGCGGGCCGAGGCCGGGTCCGGGGAGCCGAGGATGGGCAGCATCATGGTGCCGATCACCGCCGCCGAGCCCTCCATGTAGTCGAGCAGGTCGTCGTAGCTCGGGTACGAGGTGACGGTGAGGTCCATCGCCATGCTGCGCAGGAAGGACGCGAAGTCCTCCGGGTCGAGGTCGAACGCGGCGATGGTGTGCAGGACGGCGGGGAGCAGCGGGTCGGTGACCGGGGCGCCGCGCAGGCCGGCGACGAACCGCTCGGACCAGAGTCGGAGTTGGGCGGCGCGTTCGGCGGCGGGCAGGTCGTCGGTCCGGTCCACGATCTCGTCCGCGTACCGGGTGAAGCCGTAGAGCGCGTGGACGTGCCGCCGTTTCCACCGGGGCAGCAGCCGGGTCGCGAGATAGTAGGTGCGCCCATGCTGTTTGTGCAGCTCACGGCAGCGCTCGTAGGCCGCGGCGAGAT
The Micromonospora pisi DNA segment above includes these coding regions:
- a CDS encoding glycoside hydrolase family 13 protein codes for the protein MSTADNSPWWRGAVIYQVYPRSFADGNGDGIGDIAGIRSRLNHLSALGIDAIWFSPWYPSPMADAGYDVADYRDIDPMFGTLAEVEALIAEAHGLGIRTIVDVVPNHCSDQHPWFQAALAGGPGAPERELFWFRPGRGPNGDQRPTDWVGEFGGETWTRTTNPDGTPGDWYLHLFTAEQPDFNWEHPLVRAEFEDVLRFWFDRGVDGIRIDSAGLLVKDGTLPETLPDRPHPFRDLDGVHDIYRSWRRIADEYPGDRALIGEVWMPDRQRFANYLRPDELHAAFNFDFLGCAWDATALRESIDGTLHAHEPVGAPATWVLSNHDVTRHVTRYGREDTTFSFAKKREGIFTDLELGTVRARAAALLSLALPGATYVYQGEELGLWEVDVPPEQRTDPMWPRSGYIDPGRDGCRVPLPWSGDAPPFGFSPDGAATPPWLSQPAEWKGRTAQAQTGDPSSMLTLYQQAIRIRRAEAGLGDGPMNWLEAPAEVLAFARGEEFVCVVNFSDAPVSLPTHRSRLLASGPLDGDLLPPDTAVWLRTGTA
- a CDS encoding carbohydrate ABC transporter permease, which encodes MAQDSGTRTLISHAQLSRGRGRVIYWTLLAVVVAGFTLVFLGPLYWMVTGALKSGQEIAQTPPTLFPQDPQWQNYADAWNNLDLAKLLFNTFYYAAGAVLFQLVFDTAAAYALSKLRPIFGNVILGAMLATLMIPAMVLIVPQYVTVIDLPILHINLLDSPFAIWLPLVANAFNIFLLKRFFDSIPEDLIAAALMDGATPLRTLWSIILPMSRPILGVVSIFAVTAVWKDFLWPKLVMPSPETRTVSVGIYAFAGGTPMNVVIAASVIAAIPTVIIFLVFQRNIMSGLTTGSLKG
- a CDS encoding discoidin domain-containing protein; its protein translation is MAIHTAGAPTPGTTTAPRTHRARVGLAVLASTAMAAASISVLTFTSATPAQAAGLSPFDIVGRGATVPFVEQEAENVTHNGSKIGPTRYYGQLPSEASGREAVTLDGVGEYVEFTLTRPADAVTFRYSIPDSPAGTGRDATIDLRINGNVVKAVPVTSRYGWYYGGYPFNNNPGDTNPHHFYDEARTLFGATYPAGTKVRLQVSSTAQSPSFTIDLADFELVGGPIEKPANVIDVVTDFGADPTGATDSTADFQAAVDAGAAQGRAVWIPQGNFTLWDHVVVDRVTLRGAGPWYSVLGGRHPTQRNRAAGIYGKYVPGGGYTGPVRPHEANGPSRNVTVRDFAIIGDIQERIDDDQVNAFGGAMTDSVIDNIWMQHTKVGAWMDGPMDNFTIRNSRILDQTADGVNFHTGVTNSTVTNTFVRNTGDDALAMWAQNVPNVNNSFTHNTIGVTLLANHLVSYGGRDIKITDNVTADSLTNGGGIHVANRYPGVQGQTAVLGTWTIARNTLIRNGNSDYNWQFGVGAIWFSALNEAFQNPTINITDTDILDSSYAALHWIEGQTRGINLNNVNIVGAGTYALQVQANSQVSFTNVRASGIAQPKPIHNCVGSGFQITQGPGNSGWYTDTPDCGPWPAPVWNNGPTSPPPTGTPPTTPPTTPPTTPPTTPPTTPPGGNLAQGRTMTATSTSQGYVASNANDGNAASYWESANGSFPQSLTVDLGAVVNTNRVVVKLPPGWETRTQTFTVQGSVDGSFPSIVPSAGYTFNPATGNAVSIVLPSANRRYLRLSFTGNTGWPAGQVSEFEAYGSGTTPPPTTPPPTTPPPTTPPPTTPPPTTPPVNSNLALGRPTTVTSVADVYGGANAVDGNPNTYWESANNAFPQSITVDLGQVRSVSRVVLKLPPAAAWQTRTQTLSVLGSTTGQVPYATVKASAGYTFNPSSGNTATVTFPATSQRYLRLTFTGNTGWPAGQLSEYEVYAS
- a CDS encoding carbohydrate ABC transporter permease, whose amino-acid sequence is MAITTVPETIRKPGRPTSPYRTRPQRTSLGRKVRDNLTGHTFLIGAVLCFVVFSWYPMIRGVVMSFQRTRRGETTWVGWDNYVRIVADPSFWTAWQNTIYFTLLALVFGYALPFFVAILLNEFRHAKGYLRILVYLPVMLPPASALFLFKFYAYDPSEAGLFNAILKALHLPTSQWMQSPEMTMPAMVIASTWMNMGGAVLIYLAALQNVPGELYEAAELDGAGIWRRIVNVTIPQTRLILALLAMLQIVATMQLFIEPLILANGAGAEDSATSVAYLIYQHGFFQNDLNGAAALGVIMLVVLAGFSAVYVRLTAKQD
- a CDS encoding ABC transporter substrate-binding protein; its protein translation is MSVPQYRKATALALVAGLGLSLTACSTKSGDSSNDASGKVTITVDCQPVGAQKEILQNWNDDVVEFQKQNPDIIIKSVSVGEQCNNPPDFTARLAGGTVTDLFYGYMTDLQQVLDSGQAKDITEFANKDSIPTWDSVDPALKEVFTDGGKLYAVPVKNYSMGLVYNKVLFQQAGLDANNPPKTWGEVRAAAKKISALGNGIAGYSEYSAGNTGGWHFTSLLYSQGGQVLTPDGKKAAFNDAAGKQVLQNLKDMRYGDNSMGDRQLLQWGDLLTNAGAGKVGMFIGAPDTTQAIVSQFQGKFQDWAMAPLPGQDGAAKGTLGGGEGYFFKKDLTPEQVKAGLKWIAYQKLTPGKGQFDYVRAKPQNYPVGLPQPLLFANGTEAQKQELELRKANANVDTANFAIFEANPVPIKGEPRNAQAIYAVLDAAMSGVLTSPNSNIDALLKTAEEKVNQLLAAES